The DNA sequence GGTGCATTGCATCTCCAATCTTGGCTGACAACCACCCCCATCTCCGATTGACGACGGGCTCAAGAcctgatgccgatgccaGAAGGTGTCGTCGGGCACCAGATATTGGCGGCGAGCGGAAGCATGCCCCCAACCAGAAACACCGTCAGCACAGCGCAGTCATGTACAGTATCCGTCCAGGacggcatcttcatctcatcttggcTCATCGGCGAAGTGGCGACAACCACACCGACCCAGCCCGTCCGTCCACAGCGGCGGCGCACTAATCGAGGGCGTGTCTGATCTGGAGAGATTAGGTCCGCGGGCCATCTGTGCTGGGCAATAGGCAACCCGCCAGAGCGGCGCCGTCGACAACTTCGCGTGGTGGCGGCTGGGTCGTCTGGGAGTCATCCCTGCCGCTTTCTTCGCGGGGGGCCGCTCAATTGGATTTCTTCTTCCCCCGGCAAGGGGACCTCGAGGTACTTGGACAGTGGTTCTCTGATGTAAGGAGATTCGAGGCCAGTCAGTCCGAGGTCTCCCAGGTACTTCGTACATGCCGCTACCTCATTGACGGCCACAAGATGCTCGCGGCCTGATCCCAGCCCGCTGACGTACCTGGCTGTGGTGCCGCCCATCCATCGGAACGCCCCAATCTGGGTCTGGATAGCGGCCCATCTCGCTCATCGTCACATCGTCCATCGCTTCATCGTCCATCGTTCGCCCATCCGTCATCGCCTAGAGGGGGTTTAGTTGCTGTAGCGTTACCTGGCACCATCCCACCCGCGGTCAAACCGCCCtccctcatcgtcctccatctcatcgttCTAGACGCCTGACCCTGGAGCCATCCCGACCTCCGCGGCTGAAGCTGCTCCCCAGCCTGTCCGCGCCTCTTCGTTagcatcgacgacgacgaggttgtACCTTGCCTCTTCCAGGTAGCCGCGAATCCCCCATGTTCCATGCTTCTCGTACAATCTTGCACGGTGCCCTCATCTCCCATCTTGACACATCTGAGCCATGGCAAAGTTTCTTGCCCTTTTGCCCCTATTTACCTCAGGCTAGCGTCGCTGCACTCCCACGCCCCTAGCGCATAACGgcaggggagggaggggacAGTAGGCAGGGGAGCCGTGCTGGATCGAAATGTGATGTGTCGATGAGAGACAGTCCTCCAGCCCAGCACCAGAATGCCGATGTGATGGGTGGCCTGGCTGCCCACGAGAGAGGTCCAACAGCAGCGTCAGAAGCAACAAGACTGCTGCCAAGCGCTGCAGCCGTGGCCTCCCTCCCCCAGCCGAGCTTCTCACCCACCAATGACCCCATCCGCGTCCGTCATCAGAGGCCCGACGTCAGATTTCAGCACCCTCAGCCTCTCACGGCGTGCGCTGCGCTTACCACCATCGCCAGACCCAACAAGGACCAGcaagagccaagacggcTCGCGCCCTGGCCAGGAAGCATCAACAAAACAACGTCGGTTCCCAGTCGAGTGGCATTGGGGGTGGTCCGGGGGGATGCTGGTGTTCTCTGTGGACCACCAAAGCTAGACCGCTGCTGACCCCCAGGAGCAAGGCCCCCCTGTAAGTCGTACCATTTTCCAATGCTCGAGATTGGAGATCTCCAAAGCCCAGCCGCTACTGCACCGAGCTATCGTCATGCCCTGGCCATCGGTGCAGAACCCGACAAGGCCAGCGTCTGAATCGACGGCACTGGATGAATGGTGCCCCAATGTCTCGCCCCTTCCGGCCTCTGCACTCGCGCAAACTCGTCAGCCGCGGCGTCTGGGTGAGTGCGCTGGAGCGGATGGTGGAGATCGGGGACGCAATTCTGTTATGCGCTGGCGaccaagatgagatgagcatAGATGAAGAGATTGAGCCCCCTTCCAAATCTCGCCAGAGGCGAAAAACCACAGCCCTAGGGCAGCATGGCTTCTGTTGCGTCCCCTGCCCTTGCCTGCTTCATCGGCCATCGATCACCCTCGCTCGTCTGTTCTCAATAGGCCCACTCATCCATGATCGATTCTCTGTCGGATCCCTGCGTTTCCTCTCCACCCATACCGTATTGTAAACCGTCGTGCCGTCGTCCTCCCCCCCTTCTCCCTGGCATCCTTACCAGATTCCAACTGGAAGCGAACCTTGATCATCCCTGTCGCGTGGATGGTACCCGCGACCGTTCCCGGCAGGGAGCGACGACCTAACGCTCGCTGCGTCAAAGAACGGTTCTTGTGAAGCGCCTGTAGAGTTCTGTATCGTCAcccgatgatggcggcgcaAGTCCACCACCCAGAGAGATCATCTCTTGATCCCGATCAAGCGTTCCTTCTCGTAGAACCAAGGCTAGACATCCTGGGACACGGCCGGTCAAGGCACATTGCCGTGTTGGATCGGCTGATTTGTATCTCTTACAAATAACCGCGCCGCAGGTACCTTGTGCTGGCTGATCCATGTTCACGCTCCCCGAACTGAACTGACAGAAACGAAAACCTTCCCCCCTGCTTGAaggttgcttgcttgctggCTGCTGGCGCTTCCCAATATGCGTGCGCGCGTGTGTGTTGTGTGTGTGATGGATGCATCGATGTCCGATGTGTCTCTCCAGGGCTGGGCTTGCTTGCCTGCTGGCTTGCCTGCTGGCTTGTCTAGGtggttgcttgcttgcttctcgtAGACCCCCAGGTCCCCGTTGTTTTCGTGACCTTGGCCCGTCCTAGTGGTAAATGGACGGGTTCCAAGGCGCTGATCTCACATCTGGTGTATGCAACAAATGCATTTGATGATTTCTCGGCGGTTGCACTCGTTGAGGTGAGGTGGTAATTGCAGTGCATGTTGCTGCGCTGCTCCTTCCATCTCAACCTACCTTACTTGCCCGAtctccctcatcttcctccgcACTTGCCCTTTGTGCTCCATTTACTTCCCTCCtctctttcctttctttcctcCCACCTCCACATTTCCCCCCTTCCTTTCCCAACGGAAACCTAACCTCGATCCTTGAGAGATAACCGATTTCTTTTCTCGACCTccatcctcgacctcgtctctTCACTTCGACATCCCCCATCGCCTAATTACCCACTCTGTGCCTCTTTTGTACCTCCCGCGCTGACTCAAGCGCCTGCAGAGACACCGCCGtccgcagcagcagcaggattTGTCCTTGCCCGCCATTCTAGTGGCCAGCGCTGCCCGGCTCCGTGTCTGTGTGTTGTCGACATATCCGCGAGTCAATTCCAAGGTCCCCTCACATATCGGAACGCCAAAGGACGCAGCCACGAAGCTAGAAGGAAGGAAGAGATTCTTGTTCAGATCCGCTTGGATACGACGACTACTACCACAACCGTGACGGCATCAATCACGGCTCCCAGAACCAAGAAAGAAGGTcgccaagccaaggctcGGTCAACCAACTGGTACATTCCAGCACGAGGCTCCCACTCCAACCCACGCCGCGCGACACCGTTGCCCACGTTTTGTCGAGCGATCTGCCCCCCTCGCCAGCCAAAAACACAAGGCCCCCCTCAGCAATTCGCTAGCCTCGACCTTCTCGCCAGCTCCCAGCCAGAGACAAGTGCAATCCAGTGCCGTGGTTTCTGGCTCCACTCGACCATCTCTCGCGCGTTGTCTTGGTCCAGAGTGAACGCTACGTCCCCAGACCCCGGCCATTGGGCCAGCTCCGCGACAGTCGGCCGCCTTGTTGAGTTTGCGCTACTCTGCTTCTCTCGTCTGTGTCCCGGAGACGAGCATCATCAATCTTCTTTCTGCCCCGAGAGTTCTGGTTCTGGCGTTCCCCAGCCAGCCTttccagcgccagcgccagcgccaacgccaacccTCCACACCCCGGTCTCCAGTCAGTCCCCCCGTCGGTtgaccaagaacaagacccAACCAAGACCCAGGCGGAACCCCCTGCCAGCGTCCCGCCCAGCGCCACCACGAGGGTCCCTGTCGCTTGCCCATCGCACGCCAGATCTAACCCACACCCCCCTGGCCCTGCCTGGTATTATTTgtttctttgcttcttcgCCTCTTTTTATTTCGCCTCGTCGGCCCCTCCCCGTTTCTACACCCCCATCCCCAATCCTCACCTGAGTCCGTTGTCACATCTTGGCCTGGTCCCGTGTATCGACCCCATTCCTGGCTCACTGAGTTCCTCCACCACGGAACCTGATCCTTTACCACCCCCCCTCCccatcttttttctctttcttccttCACCCGTCAAGCACCCCCCAGCCGGATCTAGCCAGGTCAGATGCATCTACGGCCTTAAAATTGTCCCAAATCATCATTGGTAATTGCCAGACCCGCTATGGAAGCGGTTGACTCTGGAACCAGGCAAAGGTCCGTCTGAATCCCGACTTGAGAGCTCTCATATTTCTGTCTGCCCCTCCCATATTAACATCCCCTTTGCTCCCACAGCCGTCACTCTGCAACAAACTCCGAACACCAACTCCACCACCTACCCCAACCCGACCAGCCTTACTCGGATCATCGACATCACTCATCCTACTCGCGGGATTCTCTCGACAGGTCGTATCGGGACACTCCCGCCATGGCCACGGCAACTCTCATCACTCCGTCCGCCCACTATCAACCTCAGCCGTCCTTCTCGTCGCCCTCCAGCTACTCCCATCCGAGCTCGGGtgccagcatctccaacatgATCTCCTCCGTTGAGCCTCGAAAGTCGACCGACGACCACGAGCCATCGAACCGCCAGTCGCTTCCCTCCATCTCAGAGGTCATCTCAGGCACCAAGCCGGGTCACTACCCTCCCGCACACTCTTCCGGCCTCCAATCCGCCTCCAGCCTGCCTTCACCCTTTGCAACGGCTCCTCGACCATTccccgaggctgagaagcacTCCCCAGGCCCCCTCCACCCGACATCATCGTTCCCTCCACGACAGGATGCTCTGCCTGCCTTCTCGGATTCGCCTCGCCCCCCTTTCAGCAGCCGgccatctcttcctcctgtCTCTGACCGTCGCCAGAGCCCACCAGCCAAGCCTGAGCTGCCTCctcagcatcaccaccacacGGAGCAGAAGCCCCCGGAGCCTCACCACCCGCTCAACGGCGTTTAtgctcaccctcctcctcctccaccaggACCAGTTGCCTATCAGCCTGGCCAACTACCTCCTGGTCAGATGCCTCTGCCCACCTATCCGATTTCTCCCAGACATGGTGTGCCACCTCACATTCCGGGACCGTACGACCCCAGACCGCCCACACAcgctgaggaggccgacTACGCCGCCCGTGCTAGATATGACGCTACCGTGGACCGACACTTTGAGAGCTGGAGCTACCAAGACTCGCTGAGTCGGGTAAGTGAGAAACTGAGCGAATTGATGAAAGCATACTAATACCGTACAGATTGGCAGCTCGTCTCGCACGATTTTCAACTTTGCGGAAGCTTACAGTAGAATCGCGCAAGAACAGCATGGCGCCCACCCTATCCCGGCAAGACTGCCCACGGAACGTGAAGTGACGGATATGCTCAGTAACattgagctcatcaagcgATCTTTGGAGCAAGTGAGGGACCTGGTGCAAACCTCGATTCAAAACGAGCGAGCCCGAGAAGGCGCCAAGATGAAGGGGCCATACGAAGAGGAGCATGATGTGAATATGTACGGGGATGGAATGAAGCCCCAGTACGGTATCACAGAAGTCAAGAAGCGACGAGGGGTGAGTTTGACTCCTAACCGTGGGTGACTTTCAGGACTGACAAAGTGAATAGCGCGCCGCTCCTCCCGGCCGATGCCACAGCTGCAACCGAATTGACACTCCTGAATGGCGACGTGGGCCCGATGGAGCCAGGACGCTCTGCAACGCCTGTGGATTGCATTACGCCAAACTGGAGAGAAAGCGCCAGCTTGAGGCCAGGTCGATCCGGCCCAAGCCTGACGAGGCCCACCGACAATGAAATCTCTCGGACTCTAGTCAACAAGGGCAGCATCTGGCGGCCTCGACGCACGAAATTGCGACATGATGGACGACAGTCACATGATCGATTCCTCGCATCACACCTCACCTCGAGCCGGAGTTTCGAGAGAGGGAGCGAAAGCGAGCCTTCACTTGATGATTTCAAGCAAGACACATTTTCAACGTTTATTAATACCCGGTTTCGGAACGCCGACGTTGGGGCGTTCTCTGTATATACGTTTCTACATCTCGGATACCTCAGGCTTTGCGGATGGACCCGTCGGCATTTCAGGCGTTTTTTCTTCCAACTTATTTTTCAAGCACGGATTATTTTCAGGTGTACCTTTTTGTCGAATTTCTGGGCGGAACGATTAGGTTTGAATTCCTAGACAAAAGAGATTTCTGGACCACGCCAGCAGTGGAGAGATACCAGGAACAGTTTGTGGGGGCAGCAGCGGAGAGCAATCATCGCAGAGGACCAACTGGACGTTGGCCTAGCTCCTTTTGGAGGGTACGTTATACATGGTGTTGTGGGGCGAGAGGAAAATTGCAGCGGCTTTTCGGCGTGGGCGatggaagaagcagaagggATGGCTGGATAGGATGGAGGATGAAAGAAGTGTCTCAGACTACTTGTGGCTCCTAGAGTGGGCTAGGcgaaggatggatggaagggcAGCATGTGCGGTTCATGTTTCTTTACGACACGATCAAGGCGAGAAGAGCAGGCAGGCAAGATGAGAGGGTGGAACAGAGCAGAACAGAGCAGGCAGATGTTGAAGCGAAACGGATCACTGTTTTGACAAAGAGTCAACAAGCAACGATGGATGTTTAGCAGCAAGTAGATGAAAGCAATCAGTGGTTGTGTCACGCTCAACAATGAGGAccctgtctgtctgtcacTTATTCAGCCAATGTGCATTCTCGGGTGTGATGTATTGTAAGGATTGTAGAGAGCGATTCAGTGATAGGCATGGGAGTTGAAGGCCAGGCTGGAGTAGGCTTGGCGCTCATAGAGATGGagctgtgctgtgctgtgctatGGGCGCTGTGCTCACAATGTGTCAAGTTGTCTCGGGGCGAGCTGAGAGAGCATGAGCCCAACAAGGACAGAGGCGCTCAGTTGCCACTTGGGCATCGAGGCTAGACTGCTTGCTGTGCCGACTATCCAAGATTGGCGAATGTTAGCTCGGTGATTAGCGGACAATCAACGGCATTATGGGTGAAGAGACGATCTTGGCCGCGCTTAAATTGTGCCGAGGGCTAAACGAACAGCGTGTCGCAGATCTATCGGCGAGGCCATCTACAGTGGGAGAGAAAGGAATCTGCTGGGAGGGGTGGTAGAACAAGGCAGGACGCCACATCAGGCCATGGACTCGGCCGATGAAGCAAGacgtgggaggaggaggaggaggttcaGGGTCTGACGACAGGAGGCAGGCAAGCAGCCGGGTCTAGCTAGTCTTGCAAGGTTGTCTTGTGTATTGGTTGTCCTAGTCTGACAGACTATTTGAACCCTGGGTGAACTATATATATCATTATCCTTTCCACAGGGGCTCGCATTAAGTTTAACGGAGAGACAGAAGTGAAGCTGCAAACAGAAAGAcggcggctgctgctgccgcctcAAGGGGATGCTACCTGCGATtcgaagaggagagaagaggagaacaGACATTGTTACACgagaaggggaggggggcgtGTGTCACACTCGcacggaggaggatgaggatggacGGGATGCGGGCAAAGGACAACAGCACACAAGGCTCCTCCCCCCGGGGGACGGGTGGTAGTGGGGGAGAGATCTAACGAACGGGTAGCCTGCTTGAGCTCATCGGACACGGGAACGTGCGTGCATGTGGTGAGTTGTTGTGTTTGTATCgcgtcgaggttgaggttggttACACGGGGTGTAGTTGGAGGTTGATGCTTCTGACTCTTTTCTCGTCCATCTCTTTGTTTAATACCTATGATGACTCTTCAATACTGACTAAGCCCTTGACTATATGTATCCTGTCAAGTTTTCATCTT is a window from the Fusarium keratoplasticum isolate Fu6.1 chromosome 5, whole genome shotgun sequence genome containing:
- a CDS encoding GATA-type domain-containing protein, with the translated sequence MEAVDSGTRQSRHSATNSEHQLHHLPQPDQPYSDHRHHSSYSRDSLDRSYRDTPAMATATLITPSAHYQPQPSFSSPSSYSHPSSGASISNMISSVEPRKSTDDHEPSNRQSLPSISEVISGTKPGHYPPAHSSGLQSASSLPSPFATAPRPFPEAEKHSPGPLHPTSSFPPRQDALPAFSDSPRPPFSSRPSLPPVSDRRQSPPAKPELPPQHHHHTEQKPPEPHHPLNGVYAHPPPPPPGPVAYQPGQLPPGQMPLPTYPISPRHGVPPHIPGPYDPRPPTHAEEADYAARARYDATVDRHFESWSYQDSLSRIGSSSRTIFNFAEAYSRIAQEQHGAHPIPARLPTEREVTDMLSNIELIKRSLEQVRDLVQTSIQNERAREGAKMKGPYEEEHDVNMYGDGMKPQYGITEVKKRRGRAAPPGRCHSCNRIDTPEWRRGPDGARTLCNACGLHYAKLERKRQLEARSIRPKPDEAHRQ